A window of Eriocheir sinensis breed Jianghai 21 chromosome 67, ASM2467909v1, whole genome shotgun sequence genomic DNA:
TTTTTAGTAAGCCTCAACACCAGAGTACTACTGGCAAAAAAGAAAACGGCCAATGTGCTGTTAATTAAATTATTTTAGCACACCTAATTTGATTGtattgttctcttctcttttttattcttcttactcTACTGTCATTATCTTGTTCTCATATCTATGCTCATTGAGGGGACCTTGTTTGGAcctatttcatttcttttattttcccgtGATGCCCTTTCatagatctcaataataataacactaacacATTGGACGTAACAGGATAATGCAAGCCCCTCAGAGGAGAGCAAGGTGCCGGCTTTGGAACACATACTACGAGATTCCTTTGGCATAGGTGACAGCCAGAGCCAAGGGTGGGCCAGTGCTGGGGCCAGAGTGTCGCCCCAGGAGCGCCCCGCCCGGAACAAGCGCCACAGCTCTGGCGGGTCTGAGCACCGCGGGGGGAAGTGGGGCCACCACGGGGAGGGGAAGCACAGTGAGCAGCGGCTAGTGCTGGGGGACTTCATATCCCCAGAGGTGAAGCTGAACACCAAGAAGAAGACCCCTCACCAGGACCTGACCAGCCCCCAGGGTTCCGGCAGGTCAGGGGGAGGCAGCTGGTCACTCCGCAGGCAGGAGTCCCCTCAGGTGCTGGACTTGAGTGACCAGGATGCCTTCCCCGTCATAGGAGCAGCGCCTACCCCACAGGACCGACAGAAGCGCAGGATAAACCCCACACGCATCACCACCCTCAGCATCACCAGCAGCATACAGCAGCACGGCAAGGGACGGGCGTTTGGTGAGGGCAGCAAGGCGGTGTTTGGCGTCCCTCACTGCCAGGACCCGAGCTCCCCCTTCATGGCTGGGGAGGGCGCTGGCAGCCACaccatggaggaggagagggagctgCTGCGGCAGGTGCGCCTTAAGAGAcagggtgaaggaggagcaggtggaggaagggCGGAGAAGCTGGCGGCACAAGAGTCAATAGCACAGAGGCCTGCAGAGAAGCTTAGTGACCTTATCCATGCCTCGCCACAGCTAGTCACAGATCACATCCGTCTTGATGCCCTGACGGAGGTGTATGCTGACCTCATCCTCCGCAGCCGTGCCCCGAACCTCATGGTGGAGCTGTACTACACGCTGCAGCTCCTCACGGCACCCGTCACTGAGGACCCACAGCCACAGGAGGATTGTAAGACCACGCTGGGCACGGGGCATAACTGTGTGTACTTTGCCATTAGTGTGCTGCTGAGGGTGGCCAGCCTGGTGAAGCTCCTGGACCGAGGCACACTCAGGCTGCTCTACGAAAACCCTCGCGTGGCAGCCTTTTCCGAGCCTCTCCAGCagctcctcctcaaccacctggAGAGGCCACCCCCCGCACCCTGTCTCACCCAGGCCCCGAAGTCCCCCATCGGTAGCGTCTCATTCCAGTCTGATACCGACAACCGCAACAACTTCCCCAGCGACCTGACCTTCCAGCTGTTCAAGAAGCAGAGGGATTCCTTTTACGAGGTGAGTCATGGATTATCGTGGCAGTGTTAAGAGTGAGGACAGTGGGAGTAGCCTCTGGTAATAGCTTGGGAAATTGGCAGAGATGGTGGAGCATGTCAGGCCTTTATCAAGCTCTCTAGGGGTGTCATAGTGTCTGTTGGAGAGCCTTGGCAGACTTAAGGTAATTCTTCATGCTCATAATCAAATCAAGGGCAaggaaaaaagatacaaaaattaCCTAGAGTGTTTCCTCCTTCAAACctggaaaatataaatgaaaaggaaaaccagtaatgacttgaatcatgtgactgttctgcttctttttcttcctattcattaAGTTGAGCTTCCAAATATCAAATAGAAAATAAGGAGTGTTGGGTGAGGTTCAGAGAGAATGACAAAACTGGGAAGCCATTCATTAGTTGCTtagtttcttttcatttcctctcctccctgtttGGCCCCACTCCACCTTCTCTCAATgcagtgtgttgttgttgttgtcagatGCTGCATGTTTATTCTTGTGAGTATTTTCTTCTATCCTAAACAATATCTCATCCCTTAGCTATCTGCCTCTCCTCCCTGTTTGGTCCCTCACCTTGCCACCTCTAAGTTCAGTGTGTTGTTGTCATTATCAGATGTTGCGTGTTTGGGAGGACGGCCACCTCACGCCAGGCTGGAGCTTTGGCCATGTGCTGGGCTCCCGCATCTACAACCTGCTGAAGGCCTGCCCCAGCCCCACCAACATGGTCCACTTCGCACGCCTCTTCCAGTCCCAGCTGCTGGCCATGTGTCGCGGCGATGATGACCAGTGCCACTTCAACCAGGACCAGGAAGGTAGGCTGCCAACACATTAAAGTTTGTTATAGTTACACCTCCAACTTGAGTCTTGTATATCAACCTTAGGGAGGGCTTGGTTACTGCTGCTTGTGCTGTCTGAAACCATGCCCTGCTTCGTCATTTTTTATTAAATATTTTGTGGCTTACTATTTGTCCTATTCAGCTTCACACTTGGACTGGTCTCTACATCtatttacaaattttagttgctCAGAAACCACGCTTTGCAACTTCACACTGTTCGGGACTCTgctacacattgatatatacttGTTTGCTtagttttctctatatttttacaTCTATATATTTACCACATCATTTCCCATACATTTCTATTTTTGGGGGTAGTGTATACAAGGCTCAAATGAACAGAAGTGGAGAGCCTAAAGCCTTTTATTTCTTCCATGGTCACCCAGGGCTCGGGGTGCTGACCGTGCTCAAGAGGCAACACCCTGAAAAGTACAAGCGTCTGTACGAGCGCCTGGTCACCCCGGCACAGCTTGGGGGTCCCTGCCCGGCGCCCTCCTTCTCCGGCTCGCAGGAGTTCTTCCGCGACTTCATCATCACGGCCGCCAACTTCACCTTCAACCGGCACCTCAAGGACGTCCTCGTCAGCCAGATCCTGAGCCTCAGCGAGCAGGAGTTCCTCAccatggagcaggaggagggaggtgaggctgCTGGAGGGAGAGTCAGTAATGAtttttttagtatattttattttatttctctatttttttacaggattggaagcaactcaagggcaacaaaaacaaaaaacaaaaaacccgATAAGCTAATAATGTCAGTAACAGTCTTAATTTTTTCATGGATTTTTATTGTAGCTACATGTATATCTAATAGTGTAAAGCagctatccatctctctctctctctctctctcaaaaattggCTTTGCAAGGGTAGTGAGTGTCCCATCCCATGCAGACCCTATGCacgtcatttttctctttcctaagtAGATATTGTAAAGCTAGTGTCCCTTCCCTTGCAGACCCAGTGGACATAAaagtcttctctctttctctcctcattgaTATTGCAGAGCTTGTGTCCTTTCCTTGCAAACCCCAACaacatctttttctctcccaagTTGGCAATACAAGGGTAGTAAGCGTCCCTTCCCTTGCAGACCCAGTGGACATaagtcttctctctttctctcctcattgaTATTACAGAGCTTGTGTCCTTTCTTGCAAACCCCAACaacatctttttctctccctagtTGGCAATACAAGGGTAGTAAGCGTCCCTTCCCTTGCAGACCCAGTGGACATAagtcttctttatctctcctcattGATATTGCAGAGCTTGTGTCCTTTCCTTGCAAACCCCAACaacatctttttctctccctagtTGGCAATACAAGGGTAGTAAGTGTCCCTTCCCTTGCAGACCCAGTGGACATCATGGTGCGGGAGGAGGCTCGCTCGGTGGTCCTTAACCTGCGTCTGTTGGCCAAGTTCCTCGGCTTCCTGGAGTTCCTGCCGTACCAGACCAGCGAGCACCTGCCTGAGAGCGTTCTGGCCTGCCAAGTGGCCCTCAGAAGCAAGGTAGGACAGTctactttctatacaacaaattgaggtcgttctttgttgatttataccataaggagctggctatcatgtgtttgaagataccctaaacttaacctaacctaaccaagcaaaaccccaaacagttactctaGGTCAGAAAATTCATACGTGCTTCCTTTCCTTAGTTAgttttcctctattctccctttcacttccccttcctcccccgccaGGTTTGTCCACCCGTGAGCCTATGCGGTGCCCTGCGTCGGTGTGCCACGCTGGGCcagctggtggtgggggtgacctGGGTGGTGGAGCTGCTGAGCATGGTGGACCCCGTGGCCCTGCACTCGTACCACTACCTGACTGTGGTGATGGCGCTCAGGGAGGTGCTCAGGCTGCTCCAcgtggacaggtgagagagagaggagggagaggaaggaagagaacaagaaaatagaGACATGGTGCATCACTGAAATCACTTTGCGTTATATCAGCAATTACTTCACAAGACGGGATCAAGACCTGTTTCCTAGATAGCCCCATGGACACCAGTTCTAGCTATACAGGCATTGGGCACTTTACTCAAGAGCTGACCtacttttatacttttctttgaTATATGTACTTATTAGCCACTCACACCATTTCTCTGCTAGTCTCTGTCATGCGCCTGTTCACTGCTAAGGCTTTCTCATGCATTTAAGGCTGTACTTATCTCCCAGCAGTATCATTTTCATTTTAGTTTGTCAAATATTCCTCAAGCTTTCACTCTGTCTACCATTCTAGATGTATAGGTGAGGGTTACCAACTTACCATGGGCAGACTGTGGGGGTCATATCTGGCTGGCTATTTGGCCTCTAAAAAGCTTACTTAGTGACCATGTATTATTTCACTCTCCCTTGAGCTAGGTGTGGTGACTTGGTCTGAATCACACGGTATAACTCTAAAGATCACTGCTGAAGCACTGTATTCAATTGTCTCCCTCCCTGTTTAATGCTTGGCACCTTTGTCTTGTTTCTGTGTCTCTATTCCCATGTTATTTTAAAGCTTTATGATGTTTGGGAGGATGTGGCTTGGTCATGGTAAACATtgctatcttctcttccttcaaccttcatTTATAAGGGTTTTACATGTGTTGAATCTGCCAAGTTTTCAGATTAAATATATTCACATGTTTCACCCTGGAATTATTTGGGACTCAGTTAGTTTAGGGTTCTTTTCACAAGAGAAAATATTTCATTATGCACACATGACCACTAACTGCACACAGAAGTTCATTATTAACCAGAAACACACATGGCACTGTACTGTGCTGGACCAACTTTATGCTACATTAACAGCTGCACTTTACATGCTGCCCAGCCACAAGTCAGCAGCATTAATACTGCTCCACCATTTACTGTTCATATAATTGAGAGGAGAGTCTTCTAATAATGCCTTTTTGTTCTCTTTGGTCTTGAACCACAAGGGTTGTGGTCCTGGTGGAGTCCCTCCTCCCTTTTGTACTTAAATCTTTGCTTCCATGCTGACTCGCTCTCTAGGTAAGCCTTCTCTTACTCATCCATCTCAGAGACCCTAACTCAAATATTTATTGTGTGAGTTCAGTGCTTGAAAGAGGAGGTTTGTCGGATAGCATTTGGTTGAGAACAGTTCTGTTAGTGACTGCGACAAGCTGTTGAAGAGTTATCCTTTGCTAAAGGAGTGTTGCGTACATGAGGTTCATGCATGAGAGTGAAAGGTTCGTGCGTTAGTGTGTATACAGGCAAGGGACAAATCAAGACTGAATGAAAACACAACACAGTGTGTGCAATAGTGAATCCTGAGATGATCAGCGCCTTGAAACACTGTAATGACATGCACCTTTACAAGTGTTATTCCATATGTAGGCCGTGAGAGCCTGCAGCCTCTAGCTCTATTAACTAATGGTCACAGGTTCACAGTTTCAGCATAAAAGTGCCACAATTttctctaaaatatttgaaaattTTGTGTAAGCTTAAGAATCGAATAACATCTGGAGATTAGCCTCAAATACTGAGTGTGCCTGTGGGTGATAGTGAATCACTTCCCGGGACAAACAGCTCCCCTGGACCCACCGCTGCCTAATGCTGCCTGTAAACACTTCCACGGTCCATGGCTCAGCAAAATCATgcttttcctcacttctttcttcacctcttggCTCACAGTTCTTCCTTTCAGAAGCTTTTCACTGTTCATCTTTATCAACTTCACCTTCACATTATGTTTGAAAGTTTGTTATATGCGAAGAGTATGAGAAGCATACCAAATGGAATAAGAGATTATATTGTTTGCAGTATTTAGTATTATTAAATACTGATGTATATATTGTTTAGTGTTATAAAAAATCTTATTgttaatgaaataaaaacaaaatatattaacTTTTTTGCAGTTTGGTTTACAAGTTTCATAAATTTGAGTTTCAgtgcatagatttacatagaataaAGGGTTTATTTCTCTAGTTGGAAGTTGTGTAGTGTACGGATTGTCAAACACATCCTACATGTCCACTGTGGTAACTCATTTTCCACAAGATATTCATTGCATCACTTTTCCTTGCAGGCCGGAGGGAGGCTTGGTCTGTCCATCATGTGGGAGACCCTCGCCGGGGAAGACCTTCGCCCCCTCCAACAGCCTCCTCCTCAAGCTGCTCCTGGGCTGGCTCTTTGACCTGCCAAACTTCCCTGACGGCCTCTTCTTTGTGGAGGTCAGCGAGGCAGACATTGACCACCAGGAGTACAGCCTCACACTCAGCACCCTCAGCACCCATTATGGCCGAGTCTGTGCCGCCTGCCTCAACCAGTCAGCACAGCCAGTCACCAGCAAGCCTTATGAGGAGGGGAAGTCAGGGGCACAGGATGCTGGAGTCATTCCCCCTGACCTGATGTCACCCTCCAAAAGTGCCTCGCAGCCTCATGGAGAAGAGCAGACCCTGACCTCCACACCCTCAAAGAATGTGTTGCAAGGTAGTACGctcaaagaaacacaaaaagggTGTCGTTCAGTGAGCTCTTGCATCACATGAGTTTAGATTTCACATTTTTTGAAGGAATGTAAAGTAAATATTCCAAATTATTtcttactttatgtattttgcctTGCTGGATATGACTTTCCACTCTGGCTCATCCTTATGCTGTCCATATCCCTCATGCAAGCGTTAGctagcatctttattctttcatcccatatgcttgtaaactctggagcaaccttcttttgcctatatttcctcctgcctatgacttgaactcttttaacccggtagcagcggggatcatgtttcttaatggtccctccaagcgagaaaaatgagaaaaatcacccctcacacaaactatttcataatatatatcaaagcatttctgatcagattatgtatcatctatttttgggggtaaatttcatggcacaaatttggcctgtcgctgctacacggtgaagccacagatttggcccgtcgctgctacacggtgaagccacagatttggcccgtcgctgctatcggtTTAATTGTGGGAGCATCAAGATACCTCTCCATCTAAAAGTGCCCCCTCTTCTGGAGTCTATTCTATTCACCCTTATAGCAGCAGTACTTAACAggcttatattttttccttgagcttctccctttactgtaaaaaaaattgaaTCATACTAACTTAAACCAaatctccctccaccaccaggcGCCTCCCAATCCCCACTCAAGACCCCCTCCAAGGCCCTCCTGATGAGCATGGTGGAGACCCCGCAGGCCACCCCCCTCAAAGGCACTGAGTCGCAGGTGGCCACGGAGACGGCCCTCACCCTGGACGAGGCACCCTTTGTGGACCACCAGGTAGGGAGGCACTTGCCAGTTTGTGACATGGAGGGCAAAGGGTCTTATTTTATCCTCATTTATATGGTAGGAGGAGGGAACTCTACCAAAATGCAAGGGGGACTATTTGGTTATGTAGGCAAAGCAAAATTCATTGGAGTGGTTTGGACAGgttattcattcatttcctctaaAGGCTCTGTATGATGGGTTGATATCTGCTGTAATAGTGGTAGGAATTCCTTCAGCTGTATTTATAGAGGACACTTCATTTATCCATTTTCTGTAAGGGCTGTGTATACTTGGTTGACATTTGATGTAATGGTTTGCCCTCAGATGATCACTCTCTGCTGCCCCTTTGTGAGTGAGCTGAAGAACCTGCTGAGCGACTCCCTGCTGGGGGTGGCGGGGGGCAACAAGGGGGCCAGCACCTTCCGCAAGATCACGCCACACTCGGCCACGGACAGGACCAACACTCACTTGCAGCTTCAGGTAcgaacattttattttatttattttacagtacAGAGACAAAACAAGGGCAAAACAAGCTAAGAAGAATGAATGGCTGGCTGCAATATGTCACTCTGTATGAAAAGAGACTGGAGGACATTGAAAATCATGATGTAATTTAGTTCAGTCAATCTCATACCGTCACCTCTGCACCCTCTCCTCACAGATGCAGCTGGAGGACAACTTCTTCCACAACCAGCCGACGTCGGTGCGCAAGACAACCGACTTCGTGGTGGAGCGCGTGTCCTCCAATGTGATCAAGACGCTGCGCTCCAAGGTGCTGCCCACACTCAGGGAGGCGGCGCTGGGCAAGGTGTGTCACGGCTCTCTAGCTCACCCTCTTTGTTGGTCTTTTCTTTAGGGTCTTGTCGTTGGTGTTAGTTAttgaagctgttttttttttggggggggggggttgtaataATATTCGTGTACATGGTTAATTCAGATAAGCCTCTCCAGTAATGAGAATTATTACCTAACAGAGTGAGGTCTTTATGTTGAGTTTTTGCCATAAGTTGCTGtatgtcatgtgtttgaagagaccctaaacttaacctaaccaaaaccaGAATACTTATGCGTTTACTAATTAAATTCATATATCTCTTCATT
This region includes:
- the LOC126988062 gene encoding codanin-1-like, producing MAALIDLLLQAKICPADLLLWLDGAPADGISKELEPLRVEFVPVFLNYLREQSSSVLQSSSEGGVTPNKVPSSVRVTKYVSPNKRPPGRGQRRHNPAPSRAKTLTFVDTSKDNASPSEESKVPALEHILRDSFGIGDSQSQGWASAGARVSPQERPARNKRHSSGGSEHRGGKWGHHGEGKHSEQRLVLGDFISPEVKLNTKKKTPHQDLTSPQGSGRSGGGSWSLRRQESPQVLDLSDQDAFPVIGAAPTPQDRQKRRINPTRITTLSITSSIQQHGKGRAFGEGSKAVFGVPHCQDPSSPFMAGEGAGSHTMEEERELLRQVRLKRQGEGGAGGGRAEKLAAQESIAQRPAEKLSDLIHASPQLVTDHIRLDALTEVYADLILRSRAPNLMVELYYTLQLLTAPVTEDPQPQEDCKTTLGTGHNCVYFAISVLLRVASLVKLLDRGTLRLLYENPRVAAFSEPLQQLLLNHLERPPPAPCLTQAPKSPIGSVSFQSDTDNRNNFPSDLTFQLFKKQRDSFYEMLRVWEDGHLTPGWSFGHVLGSRIYNLLKACPSPTNMVHFARLFQSQLLAMCRGDDDQCHFNQDQEGLGVLTVLKRQHPEKYKRLYERLVTPAQLGGPCPAPSFSGSQEFFRDFIITAANFTFNRHLKDVLVSQILSLSEQEFLTMEQEEGDPVDIMVREEARSVVLNLRLLAKFLGFLEFLPYQTSEHLPESVLACQVALRSKVCPPVSLCGALRRCATLGQLVVGVTWVVELLSMVDPVALHSYHYLTVVMALREVLRLLHVDRPEGGLVCPSCGRPSPGKTFAPSNSLLLKLLLGWLFDLPNFPDGLFFVEVSEADIDHQEYSLTLSTLSTHYGRVCAACLNQSAQPVTSKPYEEGKSGAQDAGVIPPDLMSPSKSASQPHGEEQTLTSTPSKNVLQGASQSPLKTPSKALLMSMVETPQATPLKGTESQVATETALTLDEAPFVDHQMITLCCPFVSELKNLLSDSLLGVAGGNKGASTFRKITPHSATDRTNTHLQLQMQLEDNFFHNQPTSVRKTTDFVVERVSSNVIKTLRSKVLPTLREAALGKLKAMIEEQFQTTPQGGERVRDLVQQRVMEVGKEVAEQARTRCSQLTHQHCDGEVESALALLLPPDITPQGVEVCRKLVSRCSREKVAAWVQSHLTPTLFCKDLTADADRLLRQAQKAADFQATAAQASSHDLTPSNPECVEVCPGVMVADSSTPSHSRTPQSPLDHSFSSPVHQPRQLQLLTKKATTPPEGLPLKVKEHFHDAPAPSTVLTTIKSILREVTSSPGTAESSGVATREVVSGVVGDVRRSLTQRQDVMLAAHRALETLTVDLLVVLAVCVPTLMTTEMQEEFVALWRPVALGGVLPTPSCLGSILCPRTVMLVAQNPDPAHQRLSWKKIEELICLLLTAELLTPATLLDHSVALLRHSWPQEILSGISVCIEGVTRTALKQKEFQDDSTLMQMLDWVGWVCEQMDDLGEEF